A genomic segment from Spinacia oleracea cultivar Varoflay chromosome 3, BTI_SOV_V1, whole genome shotgun sequence encodes:
- the LOC110794950 gene encoding inactive glucose-1-phosphate adenylyltransferase small subunit 2, chloroplastic isoform X2 encodes MGTLQLTSIVPTNIKHQVLRSRHNEIKTNKFLLSVSSSLSMPNFQQADQILPFSPQENQNVAAILFGNGSDCKLFPLMRRRSAGAIPLGAKYRLIDAVVSNCINSNITKMFALTQFNSTSLNSHLTRTYSNVGLGREEFLQVIAACQSPGNLNWFQGNADAVRRFLWMLEECPATEFLILPGYHLYRMDYQEILQLHHETRADITISAIRSEERHDKGFGILKVNSDNKVIGLFEKDNTAFPLNQVGRLEISEENNCITYASMGIYVISKEVMVKILREDFPWANDFRSEVIPGAISLGMKVQAYVFDGYWENMQSIKGFYQASMESTKTTDIKFDFCDRDSPLYTLPRRLPPTRITDAVITDSAIGDGCLLNRCRIKSSVIGIGTRIDDAVVIEDSILMGSDIYQEDLMQNMETETSEIPIGIGQGSLIRNAIIDKNARIGKRVMIINKDKIQEGNREDDGYVIRDGIVIVTRSAIVPDGTVLL; translated from the exons atggggacattgcaaCTAACCTCAATAGTTCCTACAAATATCAAACACCAAGTTCTCAGGTCGCGTCACAATGAGATCAAAACTAACAAGTTTCTGTTATCAGTTTCTTCAAGTTTGTCCATGCCAAATTTTCAGCAGGCAGATCAAATCCTTCCATTTTCACCTCAAGAAAATCAG AATGTTGCAGCAATATTATTTGGAAATGGATCAGACTGCAAGTTATTTCCATTGATGAGAAGACGGTCAGCTGGTGCAATTCCACTAGGAGCAAAATACAGACTGATAGATGCTGTTGTTAGCAACTGTATTAACAGCAATATAACCAAGATGTTTGCTCTGACACAGTTTAACTCTACTTCTCTCAATTCCCACCTTACAAGAACTTATTCAAACGTGGGTCTTGGAAGAGAGGAGTTTCTTCAAGTCATTGCTGCATGTCAAAGCCCTGGAAATCTGAACTGGTTTCAG GGAAATGCTGATGCTGTTAGGAGATTTTTGTGGATGCTAGAAGAGTGCCCTGCCACGGAGTTTCTAATCCTCCCTGGTTACCATCTGTATAGAATGGATTACCAGGAAATTCTACAGCTCCACCATGAAACTCGAGCTGATATAACTATTTCAGCTATAAGATCAGAGGAAAGACATGATAAAGGTTTCGGAATTTTGAAAGTGAATTCAGATAATAAAGTAATTGGACTATTTGAAAAAGATAATACTGCATTTCCTTTG AATCAGGTGGGTAGGTTAGAAATTTCTGAAGAGAATAACTGTATAACGTATGCTAGCATGGGCATCTATGTCATTAGCAAAGAGGTAATGGTGAAGATTCTGAGAGAAGACTTTCCATGGGCAAATGACTTCAGGAGTGAAGTAATTCCCGGTGCTATATCATTAGGGATGAAG GTTCAAGCATATGTATTTGACGGATATTGGGAAAACATGCAAAGCATAAAGGGGTTCTATCAAGCCAGCATGGAAAGCACAAAGACAACAGACATAAAATTCGA TTTTTGTGATAGAGACTCTCCTCTCTACACTTTGCCTCGGCGTCTCCCTCCTACAAGAATAACTGATGCTGTGATAACTGACAGTGCCATAGGAGATGGTTGCCTCCTCAAT AGGTGCAGGATCAAAAGCTCAGTGATAGGTATTGGGACAAGAATTGACGATGCAGTTGTGATTGAAGATTCAATTTTAATGGGTTCTGATATTTACCAA GAAGATTTGATGCAGAACATGGAAACGGAAACATCAGAGATTCCGATTGGAATTGGACAAGGATCGTTGATACGAAATGCTATAATAGACAAGAATGCAAGAATTGGCAAAAGAGTCATG ATTATAAACAAGGATAAGATTCAGGAGGGAAACAGAGAAGACGATGGATATGTGATTCGCGATGGAATAGTGATCGTAACTAGGAGCGCAATCGTCCCTGATGGCACCGTCTTATTATAG
- the LOC110794950 gene encoding inactive glucose-1-phosphate adenylyltransferase small subunit 2, chloroplastic isoform X1 yields MGTLQLTSIVPTNIKHQVLRSRHNEIKTNKFLLSVSSSLSMPNFQQADQILPFSPQENQGNCACKNVAAILFGNGSDCKLFPLMRRRSAGAIPLGAKYRLIDAVVSNCINSNITKMFALTQFNSTSLNSHLTRTYSNVGLGREEFLQVIAACQSPGNLNWFQGNADAVRRFLWMLEECPATEFLILPGYHLYRMDYQEILQLHHETRADITISAIRSEERHDKGFGILKVNSDNKVIGLFEKDNTAFPLNQVGRLEISEENNCITYASMGIYVISKEVMVKILREDFPWANDFRSEVIPGAISLGMKVQAYVFDGYWENMQSIKGFYQASMESTKTTDIKFDFCDRDSPLYTLPRRLPPTRITDAVITDSAIGDGCLLNRCRIKSSVIGIGTRIDDAVVIEDSILMGSDIYQEDLMQNMETETSEIPIGIGQGSLIRNAIIDKNARIGKRVMIINKDKIQEGNREDDGYVIRDGIVIVTRSAIVPDGTVLL; encoded by the exons atggggacattgcaaCTAACCTCAATAGTTCCTACAAATATCAAACACCAAGTTCTCAGGTCGCGTCACAATGAGATCAAAACTAACAAGTTTCTGTTATCAGTTTCTTCAAGTTTGTCCATGCCAAATTTTCAGCAGGCAGATCAAATCCTTCCATTTTCACCTCAAGAAAATCAG GGAAATTGTGCATGTAAGAATGTTGCAGCAATATTATTTGGAAATGGATCAGACTGCAAGTTATTTCCATTGATGAGAAGACGGTCAGCTGGTGCAATTCCACTAGGAGCAAAATACAGACTGATAGATGCTGTTGTTAGCAACTGTATTAACAGCAATATAACCAAGATGTTTGCTCTGACACAGTTTAACTCTACTTCTCTCAATTCCCACCTTACAAGAACTTATTCAAACGTGGGTCTTGGAAGAGAGGAGTTTCTTCAAGTCATTGCTGCATGTCAAAGCCCTGGAAATCTGAACTGGTTTCAG GGAAATGCTGATGCTGTTAGGAGATTTTTGTGGATGCTAGAAGAGTGCCCTGCCACGGAGTTTCTAATCCTCCCTGGTTACCATCTGTATAGAATGGATTACCAGGAAATTCTACAGCTCCACCATGAAACTCGAGCTGATATAACTATTTCAGCTATAAGATCAGAGGAAAGACATGATAAAGGTTTCGGAATTTTGAAAGTGAATTCAGATAATAAAGTAATTGGACTATTTGAAAAAGATAATACTGCATTTCCTTTG AATCAGGTGGGTAGGTTAGAAATTTCTGAAGAGAATAACTGTATAACGTATGCTAGCATGGGCATCTATGTCATTAGCAAAGAGGTAATGGTGAAGATTCTGAGAGAAGACTTTCCATGGGCAAATGACTTCAGGAGTGAAGTAATTCCCGGTGCTATATCATTAGGGATGAAG GTTCAAGCATATGTATTTGACGGATATTGGGAAAACATGCAAAGCATAAAGGGGTTCTATCAAGCCAGCATGGAAAGCACAAAGACAACAGACATAAAATTCGA TTTTTGTGATAGAGACTCTCCTCTCTACACTTTGCCTCGGCGTCTCCCTCCTACAAGAATAACTGATGCTGTGATAACTGACAGTGCCATAGGAGATGGTTGCCTCCTCAAT AGGTGCAGGATCAAAAGCTCAGTGATAGGTATTGGGACAAGAATTGACGATGCAGTTGTGATTGAAGATTCAATTTTAATGGGTTCTGATATTTACCAA GAAGATTTGATGCAGAACATGGAAACGGAAACATCAGAGATTCCGATTGGAATTGGACAAGGATCGTTGATACGAAATGCTATAATAGACAAGAATGCAAGAATTGGCAAAAGAGTCATG ATTATAAACAAGGATAAGATTCAGGAGGGAAACAGAGAAGACGATGGATATGTGATTCGCGATGGAATAGTGATCGTAACTAGGAGCGCAATCGTCCCTGATGGCACCGTCTTATTATAG
- the LOC110794971 gene encoding uncharacterized protein, whose protein sequence is MAKDDNVNDPPTRTTSTEFHPVLGVNNIKNEIPLTLDRERIQYSNLVELFECHAHAFNIIDHIDPKTPRPTDVSDDMLNRLDSIVKQWICATISYDLMQSFLCRGDSAQQIWNKLRGIFQDNKNSTAVCHDNQFTTLHLNNFADVNAYCTQLKVLADQLTNVDQPELEQN, encoded by the coding sequence ATGGCCAAAGACGATAACGTTAATGATCCTCCCACTCGCACGACATCAACCGAGTTTCACCCTGTTCTAGGAGTAAACAACATCAAAAACGAGATCCCTCTCACTCTTGATCGTGAAAGGATACAATACTCCAACTTGGTGGAATTATTTGAATGTCATGCTCATGCTTTTAATATTATAGATCACATAGATCCAAAAACTCCCAGGCCAACCGATGTTTCTGACGATATGTTGAACCGTCTTGACTCGATTGTGAAACAATGGATTTGTGCTACTATttcttatgatctcatgcaatCATTTTTGTGCCGAGGAGATTCGGCACAACAAATCTGGAACAAGCTTAGAGGGATATTTCAAGATAATAAAAATTCAACGGCAGTTTGTCATGATAATCAATTTACTACTTTGCATCTGAATAATTTTGCTGATGTTAATGCTTACTGCACACAATTAAAAGTTTTAGCAGATCAATTGACTAACGTCGACCAACCAGAGTTGGAACAAAATTAG